One Littorina saxatilis isolate snail1 linkage group LG1, US_GU_Lsax_2.0, whole genome shotgun sequence genomic window carries:
- the LOC138982670 gene encoding uncharacterized protein: protein MHVASIYDVENEHDYIMDKALQAYTQHRRSEEDAGHFRIGRGEGGGKGGVGGGGRPQTAKASLSSRQDHQNTNNSTHCHHHHQRHRRRLLSSSSDGNLSSCSSSFSSSRNALLSERKKAGFKLSLCTLKDGTGNEPIPVPHTHSTPGPGFLPLQRPWSALPSGRLDAIREVSLANNVAESVKTARPVHQHRLPNSARPILPHPATAKMDPPVTRSNAYHIRNRTTHTWGSSEDSTLPIDPMTMSCPNARSLEEQMRNARTFHVPRDPNPSPVIVKGRAIVSPSSPQPPKGDRPASASYSYDGGFFLSASNSGKDYFVIHPDWVSEAMTVQKLSLNDRQERISARTVGPASGRRASGRAMVGRRGLEGDEEESGRRLRRSKSAPPTKHRNPVTWSS, encoded by the exons ATGCACGTGGCAAGCATCTATG ATGTGGAAAACGAGCACGATTACATCATGGACAAAGCTTTGCAGGCGTACACCCAACATCGCAGGAGCGAAGAAGATGCAGGGCATTTTCGGATAGGacgaggagaaggaggaggaaagggaggagtaggaggaggaggaagaccaCAAACAGCAAAAGCGAGCTTATCCTCAAGACAAGATCACCAGAACACCAACAACAGCAcccattgtcatcatcatcatcagcgtcATCGTCGACGACTTCTGTCGTCCTCCAGCGATGGAAACCTGTCTTCTTgctcctcttccttctcttcctcGAGGAATGCTTTGCTGTCTGAGAGGAAGAAGGCGGGGTTCAAGCTATCGCTGTGCACCCTGAAAGACGGCACAGGGAACGAGCCGATACCCGTACCCCACACGCACAGTACCCCGGGGCCCGGCTTCCTCCCGTTGCAGAGACCCTGGTCAGCCTTGCCCTCTGGGAGACTGGACGCCATCCGAGAGGTGTCCCTGGCCAACAATGTAGCTGAAAG TGTAAAGACAGCGAGACCAGTCCACCAGCACAGGCTCCCCAACTCCGCCCGTCCAATCCTGCCCCACCCCGCAACCGCCAAAATGGACCCGCCCGTCACGCGCTCCAACGCTTACCACATCCGCAACCGCACCACGCACACCTGGGGGTCTTCCGAAGACTCCACCCTGCCCATAGACCCCATGACGATGAGCTGCCCCAACGCGAGGTCATTGGAGGAACAAATGCGCAACGCCAGAACCTTCCACGTCCCTCGCGACCCCAACCCGTCTCCTGTCATCGTCAAAGGGAGGGCGATAGTGTCTCCTTCTTCGCCGCAGCCTCCGAAAGGAGATCGGCCTGCTTCGGCTTCGTACAGCTACGACGGAGGCTTCTTCCTGAGCGCCAGCAACAGCGGAAAGGACTACTTCGTCATTCATCCGGATTGGGTCAGCGAGGCCATGACGGTTCAGAAACTCTCGCTAAACGATCGCCAAGAGCGCATCTCTGCGAGAACTGTGGGACCCGCTTCCGGCCGTCGGGCTAGCGGGAGGGCGATGGTAGGGAGGAGGGGGTTGGAGGGGGATGAGGAGGAGAGCGGGAGGCGTCTGAGGCGGAGCAAGAGCGCCCCTCCCACGAAGCATCGGAACCCCGTCACCTGGTCTTCTTGA